The region CCAGGGCGTTGATGTCGGGGGCGCCGGCGATCAGGGCTTGATGTCGGGTTATGCCTGTCGCGAAACAAAAGAGCTAATGCCGTTGCCGATCATCCTGGCCCACAAACTATGCCTGCGTCTGGCAAAGGTTCGGAAAAACGGGACTCTTCCATATCTTGGCCCGGACGGCAAATCGCAGGTTACGGTTGAATATGATGACAACAAGCCGCGACGAATCGATACAGTGGTCGTCTCGACTCAGCACACAGAGGACATTCTGGATCGAACGGGCAAGAAGATCACGAATAAATCTCGTGCGGAGATCATTGACAAAGTGATCCTGCCCATACTGCCCAAACGCATGGTCGACCGCAAGACGCGATTTCTTGTCAATCCTACCGGCAAGTTTGTCATCGGCGGTCCCAAAGCGGACACCGGTATGACCGGTCGGAAAATCATCGTGGATACCTATGGTGGTATGGCGACTCATGGAGGAGGAGCTTTTTCGGGGAAAGACCCGACCAAGGTTGACCGTAGTGCTTCCTATGCCGCCCGCTATGTGGCCAAGAATATTGTCGCTTCGGGTCTCGCCGACAAATGCTCTATTCAGTTGGCCTATGCCATTGGTGTGGCTGAGCCGGTGTCGATGATGGTATTTACGGATGGCACTCAGAAAGTACCCGAGGAACGTATTGTCGAATTGATAAAAAAACATTTCAACCTGACCCCTCAGGGAATTATCAAACAACTGGACCTGCTCAAACCAATCTACGGGCGCACCGCCGCCTATGGACATTTCGGTCGAAATGAGAAGACATTCTCATGGGAAAAAACTGACCTCGCAAAGAAACTCGCAAAGGACGCATAACAAATGGCAATCAAATCTGACATCGCAAATCGCCGCCTGGCTCGCCAGGGGAAAAGCAAAATTGAGTGGGCAGAGCGCAACATGCCGGTACTGAGTCTGATTCGGGAACGGTTCAAGAAAGAGAAACCCCTGCGTGGCACGAAACTCGCCTGCTGCCTGCACGTCACCACCGAGACAGCCAACCTGGCGCGTACCCTCAAAGCAGGTGGGGCGACAGTCGCTTTGTGTGCCTCCAATCCGCTATCGACCCAGGACGACACAGCTGCATCGCTGGTCAAGGATTTCGGGATCAATGTTTTTGCCATCCATGGCGAGAACAACCGGAC is a window of Candidatus Zixiibacteriota bacterium DNA encoding:
- the metK gene encoding methionine adenosyltransferase; its protein translation is MAKHNFLFTSESVTEGHPDKLCDQISDGVLDEVLRQDKHGRVACESFATVGLVIVGGEITTHAYVDIDSLVRGIIRDIGYTNPAYGFSYDACSVLNAIGSQSPDIAQGVDVGGAGDQGLMSGYACRETKELMPLPIILAHKLCLRLAKVRKNGTLPYLGPDGKSQVTVEYDDNKPRRIDTVVVSTQHTEDILDRTGKKITNKSRAEIIDKVILPILPKRMVDRKTRFLVNPTGKFVIGGPKADTGMTGRKIIVDTYGGMATHGGGAFSGKDPTKVDRSASYAARYVAKNIVASGLADKCSIQLAYAIGVAEPVSMMVFTDGTQKVPEERIVELIKKHFNLTPQGIIKQLDLLKPIYGRTAAYGHFGRNEKTFSWEKTDLAKKLAKDA